From a single Streptomyces sp. NBC_01276 genomic region:
- a CDS encoding BTAD domain-containing putative transcriptional regulator, with amino-acid sequence MRFGVLGPLTVHDDGGEPVRVAEAKVRALLADLLVHDGRVVSADRLIDDLWGGHAPGNPANALQAKVSQLRRTLGRERVLHQPPGYRLDLGEDPSALDAHHFRALAARARATAEPRLCVRLFDEALDLWRGDAYADFADAAFARPAAHRLAEERLTVLEERAEALLETGEHTALTGELTDLVAAHPLRERLRAVQLRALYRAGRPSEALASYAALRDRLAEELGTDPGPELAALHTAILRQDPALAAPALAPRPPERAPTPPSLPTPPTPLIGRHASLTALTDLFATTRLVTLTGPGGVGKTRLALAAAERMAASRDVVLVELASSTGDADALAQAVCTALGLRQSPMEAEERAVHRLAAALRERPLLLVLDNCEHVVDAAAELCSTLLRSAPHLHVLATSQEPLTVAGEVTHPLGPLPAPDAVRLFTERATAAGPGFAPDPAQQALVAEICARLDGLPLALELAATRVRALGLEELATRLNDRFRLLTSGRRDAPARQQTLRAVIDWSWGLLGTAEQTVLRRLSVHRDGCTLDAAEAVCPGDGVARDEVLDLITRLVDRSLVAMAPGPAGTPPRYRLLQSVAEYAGEQLEHHGERDALRDRHLRHYLALAQTADAGLRGPEQRLWLARLDAEAANLRAALAAAGTTDRATRLADALTWWWLLRGRLTEAHRTLTALLPELGSAQRSFTLLTASAPVPDTAPATADPTPRNLWLSAYALFHAGHPTAAAEVNARALALFTAAGDRWGTAASLALRAHTALATGVLSTIREDAEDSARAFRELGDAWGELQTVVPLAARAEVMGDHPEAARRHTGGLRLARDLGMESEVAAHLSGLGRLALLDQDWDRAHDLHEQARSRAAAQGNKFGEVHALMGLALGARRSGDLDAAERYLTRLQDETSSPVGRHLLLAELGFTHELRGDAARARTHHLSGLDAARSLDARAVALSLEGLAGVAALSGDPEGAARLLGAADAARRTAGAPLPAAERADVDRITASAVAALGPDAFADAFTRGGTEPGFPGPEEDRPVFAIM; translated from the coding sequence ATGAGGTTCGGGGTACTCGGTCCGCTGACGGTCCACGACGACGGGGGCGAACCCGTCAGGGTGGCCGAGGCCAAGGTGCGGGCCCTGCTGGCCGACCTGCTCGTGCACGACGGCCGGGTCGTCTCCGCCGACCGGCTCATCGACGACCTGTGGGGCGGGCACGCCCCGGGCAACCCGGCCAACGCCCTCCAGGCGAAGGTCTCCCAGCTCCGCCGCACCCTCGGCCGCGAACGGGTGCTGCACCAGCCTCCGGGTTACCGCCTGGACCTCGGCGAGGACCCGTCCGCGCTCGACGCGCACCACTTCCGGGCCCTGGCCGCCCGCGCCCGGGCCACCGCGGAACCGCGGCTCTGCGTCCGCCTGTTCGACGAGGCGCTCGACCTGTGGCGCGGCGACGCGTACGCCGATTTCGCGGACGCCGCCTTCGCCCGCCCGGCCGCCCACCGGCTCGCCGAGGAGCGGCTGACCGTCCTGGAGGAGCGCGCGGAGGCCCTCCTGGAAACGGGCGAGCACACCGCGCTGACCGGAGAACTCACCGATCTCGTCGCCGCCCACCCCCTACGGGAGCGGCTGCGCGCCGTCCAGCTCCGGGCGCTGTACCGCGCCGGGCGGCCCAGCGAGGCCCTGGCCTCCTACGCCGCGCTCCGCGACCGGCTCGCCGAGGAACTCGGCACCGACCCGGGCCCCGAACTGGCCGCACTCCACACGGCGATCCTCCGCCAGGACCCCGCCCTCGCCGCCCCCGCCCTCGCGCCCCGGCCCCCCGAACGAGCCCCCACACCTCCCTCCCTCCCGACACCCCCGACCCCGCTGATCGGCCGGCACGCATCCCTCACCGCCCTCACGGACCTGTTCGCCACCACCCGGCTGGTGACACTGACCGGGCCGGGCGGCGTGGGCAAGACCCGGCTCGCCCTCGCGGCGGCCGAGCGGATGGCCGCCTCGCGTGACGTCGTCCTCGTCGAACTGGCCTCGTCGACGGGCGACGCGGACGCGCTCGCGCAGGCCGTCTGCACCGCCCTCGGCCTGCGCCAGAGCCCCATGGAAGCCGAGGAGCGGGCCGTACACCGGCTGGCCGCGGCCCTGCGCGAACGCCCGCTGCTGCTGGTCCTCGACAACTGCGAGCACGTCGTGGACGCCGCCGCCGAACTGTGCTCCACCCTGCTGCGCTCCGCACCGCACCTGCACGTCCTCGCCACCAGCCAGGAGCCGCTGACGGTGGCCGGGGAGGTCACCCACCCCCTCGGGCCGCTCCCGGCACCCGACGCCGTACGGCTCTTCACCGAACGCGCCACCGCCGCCGGGCCGGGCTTCGCCCCCGACCCGGCGCAGCAGGCACTCGTCGCCGAGATCTGCGCCCGCCTGGACGGCCTGCCTCTGGCCCTGGAACTGGCGGCGACGCGGGTACGCGCGCTCGGCCTGGAAGAACTCGCCACCCGACTGAACGACCGCTTCCGGCTGCTGACCTCCGGCCGGCGCGACGCCCCGGCCCGCCAGCAGACCCTCCGCGCCGTGATCGACTGGAGCTGGGGGCTGCTGGGCACGGCGGAACAAACCGTCCTGCGCCGCCTCTCCGTCCACCGGGACGGATGCACGCTCGACGCCGCCGAAGCCGTCTGCCCGGGCGACGGCGTCGCCCGCGACGAGGTGCTGGACCTGATCACGCGTCTGGTCGACCGTTCCCTCGTGGCCATGGCACCCGGTCCGGCCGGCACGCCCCCGCGCTACCGGCTGCTGCAGTCCGTGGCGGAGTACGCGGGGGAGCAGCTCGAACACCACGGTGAGCGGGACGCCCTGCGCGACCGGCACCTGCGCCACTACCTGGCCCTCGCGCAGACCGCCGACGCGGGCCTGCGCGGGCCCGAACAGCGTCTGTGGCTCGCCCGGCTCGACGCGGAGGCCGCGAACCTCCGCGCGGCCCTCGCGGCGGCCGGCACCACCGACCGGGCCACCCGCCTCGCCGATGCCCTCACCTGGTGGTGGCTGCTGCGCGGCCGGCTCACCGAGGCCCACCGCACCCTCACCGCCCTGCTCCCCGAACTCGGCTCCGCACAGCGCTCCTTCACCCTGCTCACCGCGAGCGCCCCGGTGCCGGACACCGCTCCCGCCACCGCCGATCCCACCCCCCGGAACCTGTGGCTGTCGGCGTACGCCCTCTTCCACGCGGGCCACCCGACCGCCGCCGCGGAGGTCAACGCCCGCGCCCTCGCGCTCTTCACCGCGGCCGGGGACCGCTGGGGCACGGCGGCCTCCCTGGCCCTGAGGGCCCACACGGCCCTGGCCACGGGCGTCCTCTCCACGATCCGGGAGGACGCTGAGGACAGCGCCCGCGCCTTCCGGGAACTGGGCGACGCCTGGGGCGAGCTGCAGACCGTCGTCCCCCTCGCGGCCCGCGCGGAGGTCATGGGCGACCACCCGGAGGCCGCCCGCCGCCACACCGGGGGACTGCGCCTCGCCCGGGACCTCGGCATGGAGAGCGAAGTGGCCGCGCACCTGTCCGGACTCGGCCGCCTGGCCCTCCTCGACCAGGACTGGGACCGCGCCCACGACCTGCACGAACAGGCCCGGAGCCGGGCCGCGGCGCAGGGCAACAAGTTCGGCGAGGTCCACGCCCTGATGGGCCTCGCCCTCGGCGCCCGCCGCTCGGGAGACCTCGACGCGGCCGAGCGGTACCTGACCCGGCTCCAGGACGAGACGTCCTCCCCGGTCGGCCGGCACCTCCTCCTCGCCGAACTGGGCTTCACCCACGAGCTGCGCGGCGACGCCGCCCGCGCCCGGACCCACCACCTGAGCGGCCTGGACGCCGCCCGCTCCCTGGACGCCCGTGCCGTGGCCCTCTCCCTGGAAGGCCTGGCCGGCGTCGCGGCCCTCTCCGGCGACCCCGAGGGCGCCGCACGCCTGCTCGGCGCCGCCGACGCGGCCCGCCGGACCGCCGGGGCCCCGCTCCCCGCGGCCGAACGCGCCGACGTCGACCGGATCACCGCCTCGGCCGTCGCCGCCCTCGGCCCCGACGCCTTCGCGGACGCCTTCACCCGGGGCGGTACGGAGCCGGGGTTCCCGGGTCCGGAGGAGGACCGCCCCGTCTTCGCGATCATGTAA
- a CDS encoding alkene reductase gives MSSLFENTRLAALDLPNRLVMAPMTRNRAAADGTPGELMATYYAQRASAGLIIAEGTTPNAVGQTYANIPALHDASHVAGWRLVTGAVREAGGRMFLQLQHGGRVGHPDNSGLTPLAPSAVALPDTVHTAGGGRPAVVPREMTVGEIATTVADFAESARKAVEAGFSGVEIHGANGYLLHQFLGRGTNRRTDAYGGTVGNRIRFLLKVVEAVADAIGPDRVGVRISPGVTVNGMAEGDTGDIYRELVPALARHGLAYLHVVFADPDDALFREIRRAWPGTLIANPVLGWGGPLPEDGGKAAAERLLAAGAELISLGRSFLANPDLVERLRAGAPLNRLREDGTFYGGGSDGYTDYPVHTAETDRGVLEPAVA, from the coding sequence ATGTCCTCGCTCTTCGAGAACACCCGCCTCGCCGCCCTCGACCTGCCCAACCGGCTCGTCATGGCGCCGATGACCCGCAACCGCGCCGCCGCCGACGGCACGCCCGGCGAACTGATGGCCACCTACTACGCCCAGCGCGCCTCCGCCGGTCTGATCATCGCGGAAGGCACCACTCCGAACGCCGTGGGGCAGACCTACGCGAACATCCCCGCCCTCCACGACGCCTCGCACGTCGCCGGGTGGCGGCTGGTGACCGGGGCCGTGCGGGAGGCGGGCGGCCGGATGTTCCTCCAGCTCCAGCACGGCGGCCGGGTCGGCCACCCCGACAACAGCGGTCTCACCCCGCTCGCGCCCTCGGCGGTGGCGCTGCCCGACACCGTGCACACCGCCGGTGGCGGCCGGCCGGCGGTGGTGCCGCGCGAGATGACCGTCGGCGAGATCGCCACCACGGTCGCCGACTTCGCCGAGTCCGCCCGCAAGGCGGTGGAGGCGGGCTTCTCCGGGGTCGAGATCCACGGGGCCAACGGCTACCTGCTGCACCAGTTCCTGGGCCGGGGCACCAACCGTCGTACGGACGCCTACGGCGGGACGGTGGGCAACCGGATCCGGTTCCTCCTGAAGGTGGTGGAAGCCGTGGCCGACGCGATCGGCCCCGACCGGGTCGGGGTGCGGATCTCCCCCGGGGTCACCGTCAACGGCATGGCGGAGGGAGACACCGGGGACATCTACCGGGAGCTGGTGCCGGCCCTCGCCCGCCACGGGCTCGCCTATCTGCACGTCGTCTTCGCCGACCCCGACGACGCGCTGTTCCGGGAGATCCGGCGGGCCTGGCCGGGCACGCTGATCGCGAACCCCGTGCTGGGGTGGGGCGGGCCGCTGCCCGAGGACGGGGGCAAGGCCGCTGCCGAGCGGCTGTTGGCCGCCGGTGCCGAACTGATCTCCCTCGGGCGGTCGTTCCTGGCCAACCCCGACCTGGTCGAACGGCTGCGGGCCGGCGCGCCGCTCAACCGGCTCCGCGAGGACGGCACGTTCTACGGTGGCGGGAGCGACGGCTACACCGACTACCCGGTGCACACCGCGGAGACCGACCGGGGCGTCCTCGAACCGGCCGTCGCCTGA
- a CDS encoding helix-turn-helix domain-containing protein has translation MDRAGRQSRVAKLPPRERILDAAEELFSREGIRAVGVQAIADRAETTKMALYRHFETKDALVEEWLRIVAADYTAVFDRLEEAHPDDPRAQVLGITRFIADGLSEISHRGCPFINSVAELPDRTHPARRLVEAHKARQLRRLTGLCARAGLPDPDGAAAEITFLLEGAQVSVQNGSVEHAGERLMRIVGGVLDRHPAAGTDPSAEGRAAE, from the coding sequence ATGGACAGGGCCGGCAGGCAGAGCAGGGTGGCCAAGTTGCCGCCCCGCGAGCGGATCCTCGACGCGGCGGAAGAGCTCTTCTCGCGCGAGGGGATCAGGGCGGTGGGGGTCCAGGCGATCGCCGACCGGGCCGAGACCACCAAGATGGCGCTGTACCGCCATTTCGAGACCAAGGACGCGCTGGTCGAGGAGTGGCTGCGGATCGTCGCGGCCGACTACACGGCCGTGTTCGACCGGCTGGAGGAAGCGCACCCCGACGATCCCCGGGCGCAGGTCCTGGGGATCACCCGGTTCATCGCCGACGGGCTCTCGGAGATCTCCCACCGGGGATGTCCGTTCATCAACTCCGTGGCGGAACTGCCCGACCGCACCCACCCGGCGCGGCGGCTGGTCGAAGCCCACAAGGCCCGCCAGCTGCGCCGGCTCACCGGCCTGTGCGCCCGGGCCGGACTGCCCGATCCGGACGGGGCGGCCGCGGAGATCACCTTCCTGCTCGAAGGGGCCCAGGTCAGCGTCCAGAACGGAAGCGTCGAGCACGCGGGCGAGCGGCTCATGAGGATCGTCGGGGGTGTTCTGGACCGTCACCCGGCCGCAGGGACCGA
- a CDS encoding nucleotidyl transferase AbiEii/AbiGii toxin family protein — translation MNLSALHRRLLADVIAIGSPYPLVITGGYAVQAHGLVDRLSQDLDVATENPAPMDDIAADLVHELGKRGWRVTAIGVDPLSARLLVTDPADGATCEVDVLKENLWSAPEQTEYGPVLALDDVIGTKVRALADRGFVRDLIDVHAASLLRGAADLERLGRRHGRDDFRLEDLRDRLAGADWYDDEEFLAYGVEPAGVAEIRAWARRWATDVGRRLARDTR, via the coding sequence GTGAACCTCAGCGCACTGCACCGCCGGCTCCTGGCCGACGTGATCGCCATCGGCAGCCCCTACCCCCTCGTGATCACCGGCGGGTACGCCGTACAGGCCCACGGGCTCGTCGACCGCCTCAGCCAGGACCTCGACGTCGCCACCGAGAACCCGGCCCCCATGGACGACATCGCCGCGGACCTGGTCCACGAGCTCGGCAAGCGCGGCTGGCGCGTCACCGCCATCGGCGTCGACCCGCTCTCCGCGCGCCTGCTGGTGACCGACCCGGCCGACGGTGCCACGTGCGAGGTCGACGTCCTCAAGGAGAACCTCTGGTCGGCCCCCGAACAGACCGAGTACGGCCCGGTCCTCGCCCTCGACGACGTGATCGGCACCAAGGTCCGCGCGCTGGCCGACCGGGGATTCGTGCGCGACCTCATCGACGTGCACGCCGCGTCCCTCCTGCGCGGCGCCGCCGACCTGGAGCGCCTCGGCAGGCGGCACGGGCGCGACGACTTCCGCCTCGAAGACCTGCGCGACCGGCTGGCCGGCGCCGACTGGTACGACGACGAGGAGTTCCTGGCCTACGGCGTGGAGCCGGCCGGCGTCGCGGAGATCCGCGCGTGGGCCCGGCGCTGGGCCACCGACGTCGGACGGCGCCTCGCCCGCGACACGCGCTGA
- a CDS encoding amidase, giving the protein MKLSEYVEHDGVGLAGLVARGEVTAAELAATARRASDAVNPLINAVVETWPAEDAPAPGSTPLAGVPFLIKDLAVTMAGKRVELGSRIAAGNTAAADSSLMTRFRRAGLVTLGRTATPEFAYSTTTEGVLYGATRNPWDPARSPGGSSGGSGAAVAAGIVPIAHATDAAGSIRVPAAANGLFGLKPTRGRISMGPDADEVFNGLAVHGALSRSVRDSAALLDLVHGPEAGDPYAARRPQRPYAQEVTRSPGSLRIGLLTRPWGGRAVDAVVVDATLRSARLAESLGHRVEEVRVDLGVDWEEFVLANARLWSTNLVTWIDGFAAASARPVDPTTVEPWTLAAYTYGQRVSGTEFVDALAMRNGVARAIGRYFTDHDLLLTPTLPELPVPLGTYAEGAEGADGLGRLRQLLHRSPFTAPFNVAGTPAMSVPLETDPATGLPVGVQFAAGHGREDVLFRLAGQLERAAPWARRTPAVWAGGHDGA; this is encoded by the coding sequence ATGAAGCTCTCCGAATACGTGGAACACGACGGCGTCGGCCTGGCCGGCCTGGTCGCCCGCGGGGAAGTGACCGCCGCGGAACTCGCCGCGACCGCCCGACGCGCGTCCGACGCGGTGAATCCGCTGATCAACGCCGTCGTCGAGACCTGGCCCGCCGAGGACGCCCCGGCTCCCGGCAGTACGCCACTGGCCGGGGTCCCCTTCCTGATCAAGGACCTCGCCGTCACGATGGCCGGCAAGCGGGTCGAGCTGGGCAGCCGCATCGCCGCGGGCAACACCGCCGCGGCCGACTCCTCCCTCATGACCCGCTTCCGTCGCGCCGGACTGGTGACCCTCGGACGCACCGCCACCCCGGAGTTCGCCTACAGCACCACCACGGAAGGCGTCCTGTACGGAGCCACCCGCAACCCCTGGGACCCGGCCCGCAGCCCCGGCGGCTCCAGCGGCGGCTCGGGAGCCGCCGTCGCCGCGGGCATCGTCCCGATCGCGCACGCCACCGACGCGGCGGGCTCCATCCGTGTCCCCGCCGCCGCCAACGGCCTGTTCGGGCTGAAGCCGACCCGCGGCCGCATCTCCATGGGCCCCGACGCGGACGAGGTCTTCAACGGGCTCGCCGTCCACGGCGCCCTCAGCCGCTCGGTACGCGACAGCGCCGCGCTGCTGGACCTCGTCCACGGCCCCGAGGCCGGTGACCCCTACGCCGCCCGGCGACCGCAACGGCCCTACGCCCAGGAGGTCACCCGCTCCCCGGGCAGCCTCAGGATCGGCCTCCTCACCCGGCCCTGGGGCGGCCGGGCCGTCGACGCGGTGGTCGTCGACGCCACGCTGCGCTCGGCCCGCCTCGCCGAGTCCCTGGGGCACCGGGTGGAAGAGGTCCGGGTCGACCTCGGCGTCGACTGGGAGGAATTCGTCCTGGCCAACGCCCGCCTCTGGAGCACCAACCTGGTGACCTGGATCGACGGCTTCGCCGCGGCCTCCGCACGACCCGTCGACCCCACCACCGTGGAACCCTGGACGCTGGCCGCCTACACCTACGGACAGCGGGTCAGCGGGACGGAGTTCGTCGACGCCCTCGCGATGCGCAACGGCGTCGCGCGCGCGATCGGCCGGTACTTCACCGACCACGACCTGCTGCTCACCCCGACCCTGCCCGAACTGCCCGTCCCCCTGGGCACGTACGCCGAGGGCGCCGAAGGCGCGGACGGTCTCGGCCGGCTGCGGCAGCTCCTGCACCGCTCGCCCTTCACCGCCCCGTTCAACGTCGCGGGCACCCCCGCCATGTCCGTCCCCCTGGAGACCGACCCCGCCACCGGACTTCCCGTGGGTGTCCAGTTCGCCGCGGGCCACGGACGCGAGGACGTCCTCTTCCGCCTCGCCGGACAGCTGGAACGGGCCGCGCCCTGGGCGCGGCGGACCCCCGCCGTGTGGGCGGGCGGTCACGACGGCGCCTGA